ATCTCGGCGCCCAGGCGCGTCAGCCCGGCTTCGATGCGCAGCTCCTCGGCGAAGGCCGCCGCCGCCACCGCGTCGTAGATCGTCTCCCCCGGCAAGGTCGCGCCCGCGACCGTTTCCTGGCGCAGGTGCACGACCGAGAGCCCGCCCGAGCGCTGGACCGCGCCGGCCCGGGGTTCCAGCTCGCCCGCCAGCAGAGCCAGGAGCGTGGACTTGCCCGCGCCGTTGGGGCCCACCAGCGCGCAACGCTCGCCCGCCTGCAGGGCCAGCGTCGCGTCGCGCAGGATCGTCTCGCGCCCGTAGTCGAAGGTGATGTTCTGCAGGGAGATCAGGGACATCTCGGCACCGGGCCCGGGTCGGGCGCGAAGCGGGACCCCCCAAGGACTGAAGGGTCCCGTGCGTCACATTTCCGCGCGTCGGCGAGCCCCGTCAAGCGACGGGGTTCGGCGTCTTGCGGTATTTCAGCGGCGGCATGCCGCAGCGGTCCTTGAAGGTCCGCGAGAAGTGCGCGAGGCTGTTGAACCCGCACTCCTTCGAGACCTCCTCGACCGAGAGGTCGAAACGGCGCAGCAGCTTCTTGGCGTTGTCGATCCTGACCTGGATCAGATAGTCGCTGAAGCTCATGCCGATCTCCACCCGGAACAGGTTCGAGAAATAACCCGGGGAGAGATGAACCATCTCGGCCATCTTGTCGCGATTGATGCCCTGCTTGAAGTTCTTCAGGACATAGCGGCAGGCATACTCCGCGCGGTAGTCCTGGATGTCCGTCGTGGCCACCACGCGCTCGCCGTCGTCGCCGGTCGCGTCGAGCGTGACCTCGGGCAGGGGATCGGACCAGAGCCCTACGTCGCTCGGCAGCGGCGCCAATCCCTGATCCAGGTGCGCGGGTCTCGCCGCCGAGAGCTCGTCGCCGTCGCGCGCGGTCTCGTCCGCGCGTGCGCCCTGCAGGAACTCGAGCACGTGCTGGGCGGACTTCTGCACGTTGGCCCTCTGCGATACGAGGACCGGTGCGTTGTAACGTTCCTGGAAATGATCCAGGGAGGCCTTCAGATTGCCTGGGATCTCCGCGGCGTAGACGAAGATCAGGCGCGCCCCGTCGACGAGACTCCCGTCCTCGTCGGCGCGGAGCTGGTGCAACAGGATCTGGGGCCCAAAGAAGGCGAAGCAGAGCTCGGCCGGGTTCTTCTCCGCCGCCGCACAGAGGAACAGGATCTTCTGGTACTCCTCTCGTCCCGCACTCATCAACTTCGGATATGACGGGAATTCGACTATGAAACTGTTCCAAGCTCCTTCAATCGGTTCCAGTCTTTCTCTCACGACTGTCCCCCTAGGACAAAGACGCTCCTTCGTATGCATGTCCACAGATGCCTGGGCAACGACTTGAACTATTATGAGACGAGTATAGAGGAACATCCTCACTTGAACAAGAAAATAATCATCCCCGTAAACACGCACGCATCGCAGAAGTTATATGGAGGCTCCGAAGATCAAACGGATGAACGCCGGGAATCAAGTAACCGTTGCTGATTTCAACGAAGTAGCGCAACCCGTTTGGTGACCGACCAGTTCTCGATCTGCAGTTTGCAGAAATAGGTGCCGACCGCCATGGGCCGGCCGGATTGATCGTTGCCGTCCCAGGTAGTTTCATAAGTTCCCGCGGGGCATGTTCCATCAAAAAGAGTCACGACTTCGTGTCCGGCCACCGTATAAACCTTCAAGGACACGGACGGCGTTTGGCTCTGGTACGGGATCGGATCATCGGCCTTGAGCGTGGGCTCCTGGTCTTCGTCCCAGACGAATCCCTCGCCGACGGTGGCGGGTATCGTGTAGCGCACGCGCGTCTGGTCCGGGAAGGGATTGGGAAAGTTGTCGAGCAGGTCCGGCGAAAGAGACGGGGGGCGGATACGGGCGTCCCGTTCGACGGTGGCGTCCTCGCCGGGCGCTTCGGCGATATCCCCTTCCGGTGCGAGAGGGTGCGAAACGGACTGCGGCGCTAGCGCGTGCACCACCTCGACGCGGATGTCCTGTCCGGATACCGCGCGGCACGTAAGCGACGCTTCCTCGCCGAGCGGCGGGGCGCCCGCGTAGTGGAAGGTCAGCACACCGCCGGTACGCGACCACAGGCCCGCCAGGTGTGGGCGGTAGGGATGGGGGGTCGTATCGGCGCGCCAGAGTTCCGCGTGGTCGGGGCGGGGCCAGGGTTCCTCCCAGGCGGCGTCCGCGTCCGCCCCCCGGCCGCGCCAGGATACGCGCGCCGGGACGCCCGGCCGCGCCGCGTCGGCGTACAGGGTCTCGGGATCGATCAATGGCGAATGGCCCGCCGGGATCTCCAGGGACAATCGCCAGCCGTCGCGCTCGTTTTCCCACGTGGCCGCCAACGGCTGCCCGTCGCCGCCGACCTGGGCCAAGGGGGGCACGATCCAGGGCACGGGCGGCTGATCCGGCCCGGCCGGCGCGCCGGCGTGCACGGTGTGCGCGGTGGCCTGCCGGTGACGCAGCTGCGTCAGCGTCGTGGTCACGGTGACCGCACAGATCAGTGTGCCGTCGAAGGGCAGTTCGAGCCGGCGGCCGTCGACACGGGGCGGTGCGCCGCGGCCTCCATCGCCGCTCCTTGCCAGCACCGTGACGCCGAGCCACCAGCGTCCTCCGTCCCGCGGCAAGGACGCGACCATCATCATCTCGCCTGCCGCGCCCGCGCCGGCATCCGTTGGCCGCGGCGCATCCCAACCCACCGTCATCTCCTGCCATACCCCGAAGGGAAGCTCCAGCGTCACCTGGTCGTGCTGGGGCTCGCCATCGCGCCCCTCTCGGCGCCACGACGTGAGCAGGGTCTCGCGCAGGTGCGGGTAGTCCCAGTGGTAGGTTTCGAGGAACAGGGCCCGCCCGCCGCGCATGGCGCCGACCACCGTCATGCCGTCGCCGATGGCGGCGTAATCCTCGTCGATGCGTCCGTCGCCGTCGTTGTCGCGACCGTCCAGGCGGTCCTCGTCGATACTTCCGTCGCCGTCGTCGTCGGCGCGCGCGGAGAAGCCGCGGTGGCCGCCCTCGTCCCCCTCGCGCCGCAGGGTGGTGAACACCCAGTCCCCGGAGTGCCGCAGGGGACGCGACGTGCGCAGGGTGGTGGCCATCTTCAGCAGGATCTGTTCGTCGGCGCCCGCTGGCGTCCGCACCCACACGGTGCCGTCGGCGACGATCACGGCCCGCGCGCCCGCCGCCAGTTCGTGGCTCCGGATGGATTCCGCGGCCGTCGCCGCCGACGGCGATGCCGCGGCCGCCAGGAGCAGGCAGGCGGCCCACGCCGCGGCGCCTCGTCGGGCGCTGCGCCGCGACGAACGATCATGCTCCGGTGGGGCCATGCCCTCAGTCCTCGATTTCGACATCTTCCTCGTCGTTCTCGATGCGGGCCACGCCGATGACCTTGTCGTCGCCCTTGAGGCTGATGATCCTCACGCCCTGTGTGTTGCGCCCCATGGTGGAAACGTCTTCGGCCGCCATGCGGATGATGATGCCATTGCGCGTGATGACCATCAACCCCTGGTTGTCGGCCACCTCCATGATCTCCACCACCCTGCCGTTGCGCTCGTTGCTCTTGATGGTGATCAGGCCGCGTCCGCCGCGCCGCTGCGCGCGGTACTCAGAGGTGGGCGTTCGCTTGCCGTAGCCGTTCTCGGTGATCGTGAAAAGCGTCTCGCCCCCGCGCAGCACCACCGCGCCGATCACGCTCTCGCCCTCGCCGAGGGTGACGCCCTTGACGCCGCGGGCGGTGCGGCCCATGGGCCTGATGTCGCTCTCGTGGAAGCGGATCGCCTGGCCGTCGCTGGTGCCCAGCAGGACGTCCTGCTCGCCGTCGGTGATCTTCACCGCGACCAGGCGCTCGTCATCGAGCATGTTGATGGCGCGGATGCCGGCGCGGCGGGGGCGGCTGAAGTCCGTCAACGGCGTCTTTTTCACTACGCCACGGTCGGTCGACATCAGCAGGAAGTGGTCCCCGGTGAAGTCGCGCACCGGCACCACGGCGTGGACCTTGTCGTCCTGCGCGATATCGACCAGGTTGACGATCGGCCGCCCCTTGGCGGCGCGGTTGGCGTTGGGCACCTGGTACGTCTTCAGCCAATAGCATTGTCCCCGCTCGGTCAGGACCAGCAGGCTCTGGTGGGTGCTGGCCAAGAAGAGATGCTCGACCCAGTCCTCCTCCTTGGTGCCCATGGCGGTGATGCCCTTGCCGCCGCGGCCCTGGGTGCGATAGGTGTCCAGCGGGATGCGCTTGACGTAGCCCGCGTGGGAGATGGTCACCACCACCTCTTCGTCGGCGATGAGATCCTCGAGATCGAGGTCGCCCTCGTCGATCACGATGGTGGTACGGCGCTCGTCGCCGTACTTGTCGCGCACGTCGGTCAGCTCGTCGCGGATGATCTGCAGCTGGCGATCGCGGTTGCCCAGGATCTCCTTGAGCTCGGCGATGAGCCTGATCAGGTCGGCGTACTCGTCCTCGATCTTCTGGCGCTCCAGACCGGTCAGGCGCGCCAGGCGCAGGTCGAGAATGGCCTGGGCCTGCCGCTCGCTCAGGGCGTAGCGTTCCATGAGGCCGGTGCGCGCGGTGTCGGGCGACTCGCTGGTCTTGATCATGTCGACGATCTCGTCGATGTTCTCCAGGGCGATGCGGTAGCCTTCCAGGATATGCGCCCTCTCCTCGGCCTTGTTCAGGTCGTAGCGCGTGCGCCGCACCACGACCTCCTCGCGGAACTTGAGATACTCCGCCATGGTCTCCTTCAGGGACATCACCCTGGGCCGGTTGTTCACCAGCGCTAGGTTGATCACACCGAAGGTCTGCTGCAGCTGGGTGTGGGCGAAGAGCTTGTTGAGCACGACCTGGGGATAGGCGTCCTTCTTGAGCACGATCACC
This DNA window, taken from bacterium, encodes the following:
- the gyrA gene encoding DNA gyrase subunit A, translating into MADKNIGTVVDVDINEKMEQSYLEYSMSVIISRALPDVRDGLKPVHRRVLTAMNDLNLQPGKPYRKSAKITGDTTGNYHPHGTTAVYDTLVRMAQDFSLRYPLVDGQGNFGSVDGDAAAAERYTEARMTRFATEILRDIDKDTVDYVPNYDGSRTMPAVMPSAIPNLLVNGADGIAVGMATKIPPHNLTEICGGLIALLDDPEIGVDGLMGYVSGPDFPTGGIIQGRRGIVDYMNSGRGRVVVRGRTEIDEDAKGRARIVISELPYQVNKANLVEKIAHLVRGGQIEGISDLRDESDRDGMRVVIVLKKDAYPQVVLNKLFAHTQLQQTFGVINLALVNNRPRVMSLKETMAEYLKFREEVVVRRTRYDLNKAEERAHILEGYRIALENIDEIVDMIKTSESPDTARTGLMERYALSERQAQAILDLRLARLTGLERQKIEDEYADLIRLIAELKEILGNRDRQLQIIRDELTDVRDKYGDERRTTIVIDEGDLDLEDLIADEEVVVTISHAGYVKRIPLDTYRTQGRGGKGITAMGTKEEDWVEHLFLASTHQSLLVLTERGQCYWLKTYQVPNANRAAKGRPIVNLVDIAQDDKVHAVVPVRDFTGDHFLLMSTDRGVVKKTPLTDFSRPRRAGIRAINMLDDERLVAVKITDGEQDVLLGTSDGQAIRFHESDIRPMGRTARGVKGVTLGEGESVIGAVVLRGGETLFTITENGYGKRTPTSEYRAQRRGGRGLITIKSNERNGRVVEIMEVADNQGLMVITRNGIIIRMAAEDVSTMGRNTQGVRIISLKGDDKVIGVARIENDEEDVEIED
- a CDS encoding AraC family transcriptional regulator — protein: MSAGREEYQKILFLCAAAEKNPAELCFAFFGPQILLHQLRADEDGSLVDGARLIFVYAAEIPGNLKASLDHFQERYNAPVLVSQRANVQKSAQHVLEFLQGARADETARDGDELSAARPAHLDQGLAPLPSDVGLWSDPLPEVTLDATGDDGERVVATTDIQDYRAEYACRYVLKNFKQGINRDKMAEMVHLSPGYFSNLFRVEIGMSFSDYLIQVRIDNAKKLLRRFDLSVEEVSKECGFNSLAHFSRTFKDRCGMPPLKYRKTPNPVA
- a CDS encoding ATP-binding cassette domain-containing protein, producing the protein MSLISLQNITFDYGRETILRDATLALQAGERCALVGPNGAGKSTLLALLAGELEPRAGAVQRSGGLSVVHLRQETVAGATLPGETIYDAVAAAAFAEELRIEAGLTRLGAE